Proteins found in one Limnobaculum xujianqingii genomic segment:
- the gspF gene encoding type II secretion system inner membrane protein GspF yields MAHYAWRATLPNGKTQKGTLQADTPKQARQQLREQGMTPISIEETKAESGGKKSFFSRKISSNSLALFTRQLSTLTNAALPLESALKVIARQTEDEVMARAIDDIHDKVVEGYSLSDALGNYPQAFDNLYRTLVTAGEKTGHLGEVLDKLADYNDQRQQMKSKLTQAMVYPITLTVVATTVICILLVAVVPQVIEQFTHMKQELPVTTRTLIAVSDFLQNYGLYILIAIIGAVFGFRTWVSKGKNRLRYHKWLVRSAPISKLVRAINSARYIRTLSILQASSVPLLEAMNISVDGIENLYAREVLSEAADKVRQGATLNSSLEQTQLFPPMMLYMVASGEQSGELGPLMERAADTQDKALQHRITLTLAVFEPALVITMATIVLFIVMSILQPILQLNNMVS; encoded by the coding sequence ATGGCACATTACGCATGGCGGGCAACATTGCCAAACGGCAAAACCCAAAAAGGCACTTTGCAGGCAGATACGCCAAAGCAGGCTCGCCAGCAACTGCGTGAGCAGGGAATGACGCCAATCAGCATCGAAGAGACTAAAGCTGAGTCGGGCGGTAAAAAGTCGTTTTTTTCGCGCAAGATTTCCAGTAATTCACTGGCGCTATTCACCCGTCAGTTATCAACGTTGACCAACGCTGCATTGCCATTAGAAAGCGCACTGAAAGTTATCGCTCGTCAGACAGAAGATGAGGTGATGGCAAGAGCCATTGACGATATTCATGACAAAGTGGTGGAGGGCTACTCCCTTTCTGATGCTTTAGGCAATTACCCTCAGGCATTCGACAATTTGTATCGCACGTTGGTGACAGCTGGGGAAAAAACCGGTCATCTGGGGGAAGTGCTCGACAAACTGGCTGATTACAACGATCAGCGCCAACAGATGAAAAGTAAACTGACTCAGGCGATGGTGTATCCCATCACGCTAACAGTGGTGGCGACGACGGTTATTTGTATTCTGCTGGTGGCGGTTGTACCGCAGGTTATTGAACAGTTTACCCATATGAAGCAGGAGCTACCGGTGACGACGCGGACGCTGATTGCCGTGAGTGACTTCTTACAGAACTACGGACTTTATATTTTAATCGCCATTATTGGCGCAGTGTTTGGATTCCGTACCTGGGTATCCAAAGGAAAAAACCGCCTGCGTTACCATAAATGGCTGGTGCGATCGGCGCCAATCAGCAAGCTGGTAAGGGCGATTAACAGCGCCCGCTATATTCGTACCCTCAGTATTTTACAAGCCAGTAGCGTTCCATTATTAGAAGCCATGAATATCTCGGTGGACGGGATAGAGAATCTTTATGCCAGAGAGGTACTCTCCGAAGCGGCCGACAAGGTTCGTCAGGGGGCAACGCTGAACTCTTCTCTGGAGCAAACGCAACTATTTCCTCCGATGATGCTGTATATGGTGGCATCGGGAGAACAGAGTGGTGAGCTGGGGCCGCTGATGGAGCGCGCTGCAGATACTCAGGATAAGGCCCTTCAGCATCGCATTACATTAACGTTAGCCGTTTTTGAACCCGCGTTGGTGATTACCATGGCGACTATTGTGCTGTTTATCGTCATGTCGATTTTACAACCGATTCTGCAACTTAATAACATGGTGAGTTGA
- the gspE gene encoding type II secretion system ATPase GspE, translating into METSSKDFSSYSYAKENGILLDQGEVYLREDTPLQALLEMRRIQEQAFTPITLTVEAFDERLSRVWQQGSGMSQQMVDDMDGDIDLMALTEEIPDSEDLLDSDENSPVIRLINAILSEAVKEGASDIHIETFERTLSIRFRVDGLLHPVLQPARKLAPLLVSRIKVMAKLDIAEKRLPQDGRISLRIGRKAIDVRVSTIPSQYGERVVMRLLDKNNMRMDLGQLGLADDDREHLEGLIAKPHGILLVTGPTGSGKSTSLYAVLSSLNSFERNILTVEDPIEYELEGVGQTQVNPRVEMTFARGLRAILRQDPDVVMIGEIRDSETAQIAVQASLTGHLVMSTLHTNSACGAVTRLRDMGLESFLIGSSLLGVIAQRLVRRLCKHCRTTSELSAREKAMYSFLAQPPEVIYRAVGCEHCRDSGYQGRAGIHEFLVMNTELRRAINDNLDEMTLDDILRKHTRSLRQNGLLKVISGETSIEEVIRVTAEQNESGEA; encoded by the coding sequence ATGGAAACTTCGAGCAAAGACTTCAGTTCCTATAGCTATGCCAAAGAGAATGGAATTCTGTTGGATCAAGGCGAAGTTTACCTGCGTGAAGATACGCCTTTACAGGCGTTACTGGAGATGCGGCGTATACAGGAACAGGCATTTACCCCCATTACGCTAACGGTTGAAGCGTTTGATGAACGTTTGTCGCGAGTCTGGCAGCAGGGGAGCGGCATGTCTCAGCAGATGGTCGATGATATGGATGGTGATATCGACTTAATGGCACTGACGGAAGAGATCCCGGATAGTGAAGATTTGCTGGATAGTGACGAAAATTCACCGGTTATTCGTCTGATCAACGCCATATTAAGTGAAGCGGTTAAAGAAGGTGCTTCGGATATTCATATCGAAACCTTTGAGCGTACTTTAAGTATTCGTTTTCGGGTGGATGGTTTGTTACATCCGGTTTTACAGCCAGCCAGAAAGTTAGCTCCGCTGTTGGTTTCCCGTATTAAAGTTATGGCCAAGCTGGATATTGCTGAAAAACGGCTGCCGCAGGATGGTCGTATCTCTCTGCGTATTGGTCGTAAAGCCATTGATGTTCGGGTATCGACCATTCCTTCACAATATGGTGAGCGTGTGGTTATGCGTTTATTGGATAAAAACAATATGCGTATGGACCTGGGACAACTGGGGCTGGCGGATGACGATCGGGAACACCTGGAAGGATTGATCGCTAAACCTCATGGTATTTTGTTAGTTACCGGGCCGACAGGTTCAGGCAAGAGTACCTCTCTGTATGCGGTGCTCTCTTCTCTCAACAGTTTTGAGCGCAATATCCTCACCGTAGAAGATCCTATCGAATATGAACTGGAAGGCGTTGGACAAACTCAGGTGAACCCCCGGGTTGAGATGACGTTTGCCCGTGGCCTGCGCGCTATTCTGCGTCAGGACCCTGATGTTGTCATGATCGGGGAAATTCGTGATAGCGAAACGGCGCAAATTGCGGTGCAGGCATCGTTAACCGGTCACCTGGTTATGTCCACACTTCACACCAACAGTGCATGCGGTGCCGTTACGCGTTTACGGGACATGGGACTGGAATCGTTTCTGATCGGATCTTCATTATTAGGGGTTATTGCACAACGTCTGGTGCGTCGGCTTTGTAAACATTGCCGCACTACTTCTGAACTCTCCGCAAGAGAAAAAGCGATGTATAGCTTTTTAGCTCAACCGCCGGAGGTGATTTACCGTGCCGTTGGCTGTGAGCATTGTCGTGACAGTGGCTATCAGGGGCGTGCCGGTATCCATGAGTTTCTGGTGATGAATACCGAATTACGTCGCGCCATTAACGATAATCTGGATGAAATGACACTGGACGATATATTACGCAAACATACCCGAAGCCTGCGGCAGAACGGATTATTAAAAGTTATCAGCGGTGAAACTTCAATTGAAGAAGTAATACGCGTCACTGCTGAACAAAACGAATCCGGAGAAGCATAA
- the elbB gene encoding isoprenoid biosynthesis glyoxalase ElbB translates to MKRVAVVLSGCGFLDGAEINESVLTLLALDRADAEVTCFAPDQPQSDVINHFTGQPATESRNVLTESARIARGKIQPLSQADAALFDALIVPGGFGAAKNLSNFASRGAECEINQDLTRLVKAMHNAGKPMGFICIAPVLLPKMLGVPVRLTIGNDIDTAEVVDAMGGEHITCPVDDIVVDEEQKVVTTPAYMLAQRISEAAQGIEKLVARVLVLSE, encoded by the coding sequence ATGAAACGGGTTGCCGTTGTTTTAAGTGGATGCGGTTTTTTAGATGGGGCAGAAATAAACGAGTCAGTATTAACCCTGTTGGCATTAGACCGAGCCGATGCTGAGGTAACCTGCTTTGCTCCCGATCAGCCTCAGTCCGATGTCATCAACCATTTTACTGGCCAACCCGCAACTGAGAGCCGCAATGTGCTGACCGAATCTGCGCGTATTGCCAGAGGTAAAATTCAGCCACTGTCTCAGGCAGATGCCGCGTTGTTTGATGCTCTGATTGTACCGGGTGGTTTTGGTGCAGCAAAAAACCTGAGTAACTTTGCTTCTCGTGGCGCCGAGTGTGAAATCAATCAGGATTTGACTCGTCTGGTTAAAGCAATGCATAACGCGGGTAAGCCGATGGGCTTTATTTGTATTGCTCCCGTATTGTTACCAAAAATGTTAGGCGTTCCGGTTCGCTTGACCATTGGTAACGACATTGATACCGCAGAAGTGGTGGATGCCATGGGGGGTGAGCACATTACTTGCCCGGTGGATGATATTGTGGTGGATGAAGAACAAAAAGTGGTGACTACACCTGCCTATATGCTGGCCCAGCGCATCAGTGAAGCTGCTCAGGGTATTGAGAAACTGGTCGCTCGCGTATTGGTGCTGAGCGAATGA
- a CDS encoding type II secretion system protein N has translation MQINIINKYTIPALILGFCGLGAFQAYHTYDSHKNYTLNSNIKHAAHKVKKVEEAMPVTLALFNAPQKAAPGAVKKAPLVLDISAIVYSSKPGLSIATVNQGGKQISYREGEKLQGYDDAWIDSIEKDSIQIRDKGDIETVQLKNPDYIKGIDTTRILPVKDTKLVENYLGDYFILGPEYKSSDKLVGLKITPKSASDIFKKAGLNPGDIVVKINSNDVTGNKEIKTVIDQWAKLDSANITIKRGGEDKNIHLDLQIL, from the coding sequence ATGCAGATTAATATCATTAATAAATACACTATTCCGGCACTGATTCTGGGGTTCTGTGGCCTTGGGGCGTTTCAGGCTTACCACACTTATGATAGTCATAAAAACTACACATTAAACAGCAATATCAAACACGCTGCACATAAAGTAAAAAAGGTGGAAGAAGCTATGCCAGTGACTCTGGCCTTGTTTAATGCACCACAAAAAGCTGCACCAGGTGCAGTCAAAAAGGCCCCTTTAGTACTGGATATCAGCGCTATTGTATATAGCAGTAAGCCTGGATTATCCATTGCTACTGTTAATCAGGGCGGAAAGCAGATCAGCTATCGTGAAGGTGAGAAACTACAGGGTTATGATGATGCCTGGATTGATTCAATTGAAAAAGACAGCATTCAGATTCGCGATAAAGGTGATATAGAAACCGTCCAATTAAAAAATCCTGATTATATTAAAGGTATTGATACCACTCGTATATTACCGGTAAAAGATACTAAATTAGTTGAGAATTATTTGGGCGATTATTTTATTTTGGGACCTGAATATAAATCATCAGATAAATTAGTAGGTTTAAAAATTACACCTAAATCTGCTTCTGATATTTTTAAAAAAGCGGGTCTTAACCCTGGGGATATAGTTGTAAAAATAAACTCTAATGATGTAACAGGAAATAAAGAAATAAAAACTGTTATTGACCAATGGGCTAAGTTAGATTCTGCAAACATTACGATTAAGCGCGGTGGCGAAGATAAAAACATTCATCTAGATTTACAAATACTGTGA
- a CDS encoding ExeA family protein, with translation MYLEHFKFGSEPFRNTIFHNNRFFLEYFHSIYLLISHACNKKGVIGFYSQDENSLNDVIKRIGAEYHGHSLTINASPSLSKKELVKKLENIEANHQVVTHGFITTNSQLLIVTSAQCMAEGCWDILKKRLAQAEEQNASLTILLCGSEKLGRLLPKTFQSWLHTNLNFRMPGLREYTEYFEHQLAWNDGKPTLFSPQQIRWIYRAAQGKLSLVNRIAHYALLGAYAERSETITQHHLQMATKEITGSCRATPTQLSIALASVVVCLALGWAMLPVISPLLPHPTAWNPPEPDPIVVPEPQSEPAVNLEIGNQITAMRQMYKIWGYDVSNDDAFCEEAGRANLQCKKGQATLEEMEKIGYPWIAEVKVDDNVGYVSVVRVGKTDIDLLVNNRSWFEQKSTGQYIIFYRLTPLGRDKIDAVSSSSEIAWLDKMLSRTLLKPKSKKNSWSPEMMESVKQFQKNEGLKDDGLVGSETLMKLALASGDSPKLIKDQNIPDVSVIKQRIQ, from the coding sequence ATGTACTTAGAACATTTCAAATTTGGCAGTGAGCCCTTTAGAAATACTATTTTTCATAACAATCGATTTTTTCTTGAATATTTTCATAGCATTTATTTATTAATTTCCCACGCCTGTAATAAAAAAGGCGTTATTGGTTTCTATTCACAAGATGAAAATAGCCTGAATGATGTTATTAAAAGAATTGGGGCTGAATATCATGGCCATAGCTTAACTATCAATGCTTCTCCTTCGCTGTCAAAAAAGGAGTTAGTGAAAAAGCTGGAAAATATTGAGGCCAATCATCAGGTGGTAACACACGGATTTATCACTACCAATTCGCAGTTGCTGATCGTTACCTCTGCCCAATGTATGGCTGAAGGATGTTGGGACATATTAAAAAAGCGCCTTGCGCAGGCGGAAGAACAAAATGCTTCGCTGACCATTCTTCTGTGTGGTTCTGAAAAGCTGGGGCGCTTATTACCCAAAACCTTTCAATCATGGTTACACACCAATCTAAACTTTCGTATGCCTGGCCTACGTGAGTACACAGAGTATTTTGAGCATCAACTGGCCTGGAATGATGGTAAGCCGACACTGTTTAGCCCCCAACAAATACGCTGGATTTATCGGGCAGCCCAAGGCAAGCTTTCACTGGTAAATCGCATTGCTCATTATGCGCTGCTGGGAGCTTATGCCGAGCGAAGCGAAACTATCACTCAACACCATCTACAGATGGCAACCAAAGAGATCACTGGCTCCTGTCGTGCTACACCAACGCAGTTATCCATTGCACTGGCATCGGTGGTTGTTTGTCTGGCCCTTGGCTGGGCGATGTTGCCGGTTATTTCTCCACTGTTACCGCATCCAACGGCCTGGAATCCACCGGAACCCGATCCGATAGTCGTTCCTGAACCACAATCTGAACCTGCGGTAAATCTGGAAATAGGTAATCAAATAACCGCAATGCGGCAGATGTACAAAATATGGGGCTACGACGTTTCTAATGACGATGCTTTTTGTGAGGAGGCTGGCAGAGCTAATCTTCAGTGTAAAAAAGGTCAGGCTACTCTGGAAGAGATGGAGAAGATTGGCTACCCATGGATAGCAGAAGTGAAAGTTGACGACAATGTTGGCTATGTCAGCGTGGTTCGGGTTGGCAAAACAGATATCGATCTGTTGGTTAATAACCGTAGCTGGTTTGAGCAAAAGAGTACCGGTCAATACATTATATTTTATCGGCTAACGCCACTGGGTCGGGATAAGATCGATGCAGTCAGCAGCAGCAGTGAAATCGCCTGGCTGGATAAGATGTTAAGTCGCACCTTACTCAAACCCAAAAGCAAAAAGAATAGCTGGTCTCCTGAGATGATGGAGAGCGTTAAGCAATTCCAGAAGAATGAAGGCTTAAAGGATGACGGGTTGGTCGGTTCAGAGACACTAATGAAATTGGCGCTGGCCTCCGGTGATTCACCGAAGCTAATAAAAGATCAAAATATACCGGATGTGTCAGTCATCAAGCAAAGGATACAGTAA
- the gspD gene encoding type II secretion system secretin GspD, whose protein sequence is MKRKICARSVLALLFLYSGHLIAADFSANFKDTDIREFIDVASRNLNKTILVDPAVQGKVSVRTYDLLTEEQYYQFFLSVLDLYGFSAIPMDNGMIKIVRSSTAKTAGVPVADTANPGKGDEIITRVVQMENVPVRDLAPLLRQLNDASGVGNVVNYEPSNVLLLTGKASSINRLVDLVHRVDASGVQQRETIPLQYGSAKEISDMLNNLSNEEQKGQSAPQLTAKVVADTRTNTLVLSGSSQAREKTRNLIKKLDRNENSQGNTRVFYLKYANAVKIAAVLTGIGDKVQADKGGAKGAASLSSKNDLNITADEQTNSLVITAQPDVMQSLSQVIAKLDIRRAQVLVEAIIVEVQDGAGLNLGVQWATSHGISQFTNTGIPIFTAKRGEEQYDIDGRFTATNPLTGVLGGYNGLATGFFNGDFGALLTALASDNKSDILSTPSVVTLDNREASFNVGQDVPVLSGSQSNTSGDNVFSTVERKTVGTKLKVTPLINDDNSVQMKIEQEVSSVDPTSAQSTLGPTFNTRTINNEVLVRSGQTVVLGGLVEDFTTQTVSKVPLLGDIPLIGQLFRSTSNTKAKRNLMVFIRPTVIRSDADYNYSSKVKYNKSREDQQYRIEENKIGIIPPIDPKVLPEYPDHLSPGTLGGTGTDETTQPMVPAATTPAPRGRNPFRD, encoded by the coding sequence ATGAAAAGAAAAATCTGCGCTCGCTCAGTGCTCGCATTATTGTTTTTATATTCCGGGCATTTAATCGCGGCTGATTTCAGTGCTAATTTTAAAGATACTGATATCAGAGAATTTATTGATGTTGCCAGCAGAAATTTAAATAAAACAATTTTAGTTGATCCGGCAGTTCAGGGAAAAGTATCAGTAAGAACCTATGATCTTCTTACTGAAGAGCAATATTATCAGTTTTTTCTTAGCGTATTAGATTTATATGGTTTTTCGGCTATTCCGATGGATAACGGCATGATTAAAATTGTCCGTTCATCGACCGCGAAAACCGCAGGTGTACCTGTTGCAGATACTGCCAATCCGGGAAAGGGTGATGAAATTATTACCCGGGTTGTTCAAATGGAAAACGTACCCGTCAGGGATTTAGCTCCTTTATTACGCCAGCTTAATGATGCTTCCGGCGTGGGTAACGTAGTGAATTATGAACCGTCGAACGTTCTGTTACTGACGGGAAAAGCCTCTTCTATTAATCGCCTGGTGGATTTAGTTCACCGGGTTGATGCTTCAGGCGTACAGCAAAGAGAAACCATTCCTTTGCAATATGGTTCCGCCAAAGAAATTTCCGACATGCTCAATAATCTGAGCAATGAAGAACAGAAAGGCCAAAGTGCCCCACAGTTAACTGCAAAAGTGGTTGCCGATACGCGTACCAATACTTTGGTATTAAGTGGCTCATCTCAGGCGCGGGAGAAAACTCGTAACCTGATTAAAAAGCTGGATCGCAACGAAAACAGCCAGGGAAATACCCGAGTTTTTTATCTTAAATACGCGAATGCCGTTAAGATTGCCGCCGTGTTAACCGGTATTGGCGATAAAGTACAAGCGGATAAAGGGGGAGCCAAAGGGGCGGCCTCATTGTCCAGTAAAAACGATCTGAATATCACCGCCGATGAGCAAACGAACTCGCTGGTGATTACCGCACAGCCTGATGTGATGCAGTCATTGTCACAAGTGATTGCTAAGCTGGATATTCGCCGGGCGCAGGTACTGGTTGAAGCCATCATTGTTGAAGTTCAGGATGGCGCAGGTCTGAATCTGGGGGTGCAGTGGGCGACATCTCATGGTATTTCGCAATTTACCAATACGGGTATTCCTATTTTCACCGCGAAACGCGGTGAAGAACAATACGATATTGATGGTCGATTTACTGCCACCAATCCATTAACCGGGGTATTGGGAGGCTATAACGGATTAGCAACCGGCTTCTTTAATGGTGATTTCGGCGCTTTGTTAACTGCATTAGCTTCCGATAATAAGAGCGATATCTTATCAACGCCAAGCGTGGTTACGCTGGATAACCGTGAAGCTTCATTTAACGTAGGTCAGGATGTTCCGGTTCTGTCTGGTTCTCAATCTAATACCTCCGGGGATAACGTATTCAGTACGGTCGAACGTAAAACTGTAGGTACCAAACTGAAAGTGACTCCGCTGATCAACGATGACAACTCAGTTCAAATGAAAATTGAACAAGAGGTTTCCAGTGTTGATCCAACATCGGCTCAAAGTACTTTAGGGCCAACTTTTAACACCAGAACTATCAATAACGAAGTTTTGGTTCGCAGCGGCCAAACCGTTGTACTGGGTGGATTGGTTGAAGATTTTACTACCCAAACTGTATCTAAGGTTCCGCTATTGGGTGATATCCCTTTAATCGGCCAACTGTTCCGCAGTACTTCTAATACCAAAGCCAAAAGAAACCTGATGGTCTTTATTCGTCCTACGGTTATTCGTAGCGATGCTGACTATAACTACAGCTCAAAAGTGAAATACAACAAGAGCCGTGAAGATCAGCAGTATCGGATTGAAGAGAACAAGATAGGTATCATTCCGCCGATCGATCCGAAAGTCCTGCCTGAATATCCGGACCACTTGTCTCCAGGAACGTTAGGCGGCACGGGAACTGACGAAACAACTCAACCGATGGTGCCAGCAGCGACAACGCCAGCACCACGTGGACGTAATCCATTTCGCGACTAA
- the arcB gene encoding aerobic respiration two-component sensor histidine kinase ArcB produces the protein MKQLRKLAQYYVDAMVKLGLVRFSLILASIIIVLAFTVQISVTAALHGEIERIDVIRSIFFGLLVTPWAVYFLSIVVEQLEDSRQRLAKMVETLEDMRARDLELNHKLQNNIERLNQEIGERIKAEEARERAIEELQIEIAQRQQAQIEYEQQSVFLRSFLDSSPDLVYYRDEEGHFSGCNRAMELLTGRSEKQLIGLSPDDIYNSEVAEKVIETDDKVFRHNVSLTYEQWLVYPDGRKACFEVRKVPFYALDGKRHGLMGFGRDITERKRYQDALEKASRDKTTFISTISHELRTPLNGIVGLSRILLDTELNAEQLKYLRTIYVSATTLGYIFNDVIELDKIERRKTQLEIAPLDLLNFLSDLENLSGLLVEPKGLSFTLEYGDNLPAFIMTDGTRLRQILWNLIGNAVKFTSQGGVTIRARREGENHFYFEVEDSGIGIPQEEIDKIFAMYYQVASKHGGRPATGTGIGLAVSLRLAQAMGGDIFVKSEVGRGTIFTVFIKASVAEKEAPQKEELPSASLRVLLVEDIELNVIVARSVLEKLGHTVSVAMTGTEALEKFKPGEFDLLLLDIQLPDMTGFDIAQQIRTNYAPEQIPPLVALTANVLKDKQEYLNSGMDDVLSKPLSVPELMVVIKKIGSAQLKMLPKLQEQGAMKPNESILDLTMLEQYMELVGPQLILDGLTMYEQVMPGYLAVLESNMTAKDEKGITEEAHKIKGASGSVGLKHLQQLARQIQTPTLPAWWDNVEEWIDELKLEWRNDVQVLRTWVEAQEKR, from the coding sequence ATGAAGCAACTGCGGAAATTAGCCCAGTATTATGTTGATGCCATGGTGAAGTTAGGCCTGGTACGCTTCTCTCTTATTTTGGCATCGATCATTATTGTTCTGGCTTTTACCGTGCAGATTTCGGTAACCGCAGCGCTGCATGGCGAAATTGAACGCATCGATGTTATCCGCTCTATTTTCTTTGGGTTGCTGGTAACTCCCTGGGCAGTCTATTTTCTCTCGATCGTCGTTGAACAACTGGAAGATTCTCGTCAGCGTTTAGCCAAAATGGTTGAAACGCTGGAGGATATGCGCGCCCGTGATTTAGAACTCAATCACAAACTACAGAATAATATTGAGCGTCTGAATCAGGAAATTGGCGAGCGGATAAAAGCCGAAGAGGCCAGGGAACGGGCGATAGAAGAGTTACAAATTGAGATTGCTCAGCGCCAGCAAGCGCAGATTGAATATGAGCAGCAATCCGTATTTTTACGCTCGTTTTTAGATTCATCTCCCGATCTGGTGTATTACCGTGATGAAGAGGGGCATTTTTCCGGCTGTAACCGGGCAATGGAATTATTAACCGGCCGCAGCGAGAAACAGTTAATTGGCCTGAGTCCGGACGATATCTATAACAGTGAAGTAGCAGAAAAAGTCATTGAAACCGATGATAAAGTGTTTCGCCACAATGTATCACTGACCTATGAGCAGTGGCTGGTATATCCGGATGGTCGTAAGGCATGCTTTGAAGTACGTAAAGTGCCTTTCTATGCGCTGGACGGTAAACGTCATGGCCTGATGGGATTTGGTCGGGATATCACCGAACGTAAGCGTTATCAGGATGCGTTGGAGAAAGCCAGCCGCGACAAAACCACCTTTATTTCGACTATCAGCCATGAATTAAGAACGCCCTTGAATGGTATTGTCGGGCTAAGCCGCATCCTGCTGGATACCGAGTTGAATGCTGAACAGCTTAAATACCTGCGTACCATCTACGTTAGTGCCACCACGCTGGGATATATCTTTAACGATGTTATCGAGTTGGACAAAATCGAGCGGCGTAAAACTCAACTGGAAATCGCTCCGCTGGATTTACTGAATTTCCTTTCAGATTTAGAAAATTTATCCGGATTATTAGTTGAGCCGAAAGGCCTGAGCTTTACGTTGGAATATGGTGATAACCTGCCAGCCTTTATCATGACGGATGGAACCCGCTTAAGACAGATTCTGTGGAACCTGATTGGTAATGCCGTGAAGTTTACTTCTCAGGGCGGCGTCACCATTCGGGCTCGTCGTGAAGGAGAAAATCACTTCTATTTTGAAGTGGAAGATTCCGGTATTGGCATTCCACAGGAAGAAATTGATAAGATTTTTGCTATGTACTATCAAGTCGCCAGTAAGCACGGCGGCCGCCCGGCGACCGGAACTGGTATTGGACTGGCGGTATCCCTGCGTCTGGCTCAGGCGATGGGGGGCGATATTTTCGTTAAGAGCGAAGTGGGCCGGGGCACTATCTTCACCGTATTTATTAAGGCATCGGTAGCAGAAAAAGAGGCTCCGCAGAAAGAAGAGTTACCTTCAGCTTCTTTAAGGGTATTATTGGTGGAAGATATTGAGCTGAATGTGATTGTTGCCCGTTCAGTGCTGGAAAAACTTGGGCATACTGTCAGTGTTGCGATGACAGGTACGGAAGCGCTGGAGAAGTTTAAGCCAGGAGAGTTCGATTTGCTGCTGCTGGATATCCAGCTACCGGATATGACAGGCTTTGATATTGCCCAGCAGATTAGAACCAATTATGCGCCTGAACAGATTCCGCCGTTGGTGGCGCTAACCGCAAACGTATTAAAGGACAAACAAGAATATCTGAACTCAGGGATGGATGATGTACTCAGTAAACCGCTTTCGGTACCGGAGTTAATGGTAGTCATCAAGAAAATCGGAAGTGCCCAACTAAAAATGTTACCTAAATTACAGGAGCAAGGCGCGATGAAGCCCAATGAGTCTATACTCGATTTAACCATGTTAGAGCAGTATATGGAGTTAGTTGGTCCACAGCTTATTCTTGACGGTTTGACCATGTATGAACAAGTGATGCCAGGCTATCTGGCGGTGCTTGAATCTAATATGACGGCCAAAGATGAAAAAGGTATCACTGAAGAAGCGCATAAAATTAAAGGGGCTTCCGGATCCGTTGGCCTGAAACATCTTCAACAGCTGGCTCGCCAGATTCAAACGCCAACGTTGCCTGCCTGGTGGGATAACGTGGAAGAGTGGATTGATGAATTGAAGCTGGAATGGCGTAATGATGTTCAGGTATTACGTACTTGGGTTGAGGCCCAGGAAAAACGCTAA
- the mtgA gene encoding monofunctional biosynthetic peptidoglycan transglycosylase, with protein sequence MKKFAPSKMMGRLLFWLKRCIKVVLLIWGAGLIIFAFLPVPFSAVMVEKQLGAWFTGNFSYVAHQTWVSMDDISPHMALAVIAAEDQKFPDHWGFDMNAIASAFSHNERKPNRIRGASTISQQTAKNLFLWNGRSWVRKGLEAGLTVGMELAWTKRRILTVYLNVAEFGEGVFGVEEAAQRYFKKSAKNLTPSESARLAAVLPNPIRYKANKPSGYVIQRQNWILRQMRQLGTGTLDW encoded by the coding sequence ATGAAAAAGTTCGCCCCTTCAAAAATGATGGGGCGCCTGCTGTTTTGGTTAAAACGATGCATTAAGGTTGTTTTACTGATTTGGGGTGCCGGGCTCATTATTTTCGCTTTTTTACCGGTGCCATTTTCTGCGGTAATGGTAGAAAAGCAGCTGGGAGCCTGGTTTACGGGTAATTTTTCCTATGTTGCTCATCAAACCTGGGTATCGATGGATGATATCTCCCCCCATATGGCGCTGGCAGTGATCGCGGCGGAAGATCAAAAGTTTCCTGACCACTGGGGCTTTGATATGAATGCCATTGCCTCTGCATTCAGTCATAACGAACGTAAACCTAATCGTATTCGTGGAGCTTCAACTATTTCTCAGCAAACGGCTAAAAATCTGTTCCTGTGGAATGGCCGCAGTTGGGTACGTAAAGGGCTGGAAGCTGGATTGACCGTTGGTATGGAACTGGCGTGGACTAAACGCCGTATACTGACGGTTTATCTGAACGTTGCTGAGTTTGGCGAGGGCGTGTTTGGCGTTGAAGAAGCGGCACAGCGTTACTTTAAAAAATCGGCAAAGAATCTGACGCCATCTGAATCGGCAAGGCTGGCCGCAGTTTTACCTAATCCTATTCGTTATAAAGCCAATAAACCCTCCGGCTATGTGATTCAGCGACAAAACTGGATATTGCGCCAGATGAGACAGTTGGGAACAGGAACGCTGGACTGGTAA